A genomic window from Elaeis guineensis isolate ETL-2024a chromosome 3, EG11, whole genome shotgun sequence includes:
- the LOC105040517 gene encoding nuclear poly(A) polymerase 4 isoform X4 yields MGISDAMGSTLPQAPRQYGITKPISTAGPTEADIQRTKELEKFLIDSGLYESKEEAAKREEILREIDKIVKSWVKQLTRQRGYTDQMVEDANAVVFTFGSYRLGEDFFIILHGILAEMDEVTELQPVPDAHVPVMKFKFHGISIDLLYASVSLLIVPQDLDISHGSVLYNVDEATIRSLNGCRVADQILRLVPNIENFRTMLRCLKFWAKKRGVYSNVTGFLGGVNWALLAARVCQLYPNAVPSMLVSRFFRVYTQWRWPNPVMLCAIEEDELGFPVWDPRKNPRDRTHHMPIITPAYPCMNSSYNVSTSTLRVMMEQFQMGNKICEDIELNKASWSALFEPYLFFETYKNYLQVDIVAADAEDLRLWKGWVESRLRQLTLKIERDTYGMLQCHPYPNEYVDPSRQCSHCAFFMGLQRKQGVKIQEGQQFDIRGTVDEFRNSVNMYMFWKPGMEIYVSHVRRKQIPSYVFPDGYKRPRPSRLVSQHQVERLFGENGSEECEGGSAEGRLKRKKDANVNDAKLDKPEKRASPNRQKSPIAESVSGGLMEAPTGSTVVKTGVFRQNPDNASFSRLERKNDDQMELDQEVNKDFVSPSRQVQTLSPDGNLNGIARGVSEDKQPLMTVDAEVNCLKEGLAVVDRTAEVGDAEIVHAGNISSDVHKRLSDGTQHVEIDRTSSIVCSSSGSMCGEVGQQQLVPGDDGDDCPESSQRGISHLENECFKGKATVQNGMTDELEANITIGVVLKAHGGVTSDAAQKPALRQVFMMPKVYCL; encoded by the exons ATGGGCATCTCGGATGCCATGGGCAGCACGCTGCCACAAGCTCCCAGGCAGTATGGCATAACAAAACCAATCTCAACTGCTGGGCCTACGGAGGCGGATATCCAGAGAACGAAGGAACTAGAAAAG TTCTTGATTGATTCTGGGCTGTATGAGAGCAAGGAGGAAGCTGCAAAGAGAGAGGAGATTTTAAGAGAGATAGATAAG ATAGTTAAAAGCTGGGTTAAGCAGTTAACTCGTCAGAGGGGGTacactgatcaaatggttgaggaTGCAAATGCTGTCGTTTTTACATTTGGATCATATCGCTTAGGG GAGGACTTCTTCATTATTTTGCATGGTATTTTGGCAGAAATGGATGAAGTGACTGAGCTTCAACCTGTGCCAGATGCTCATGTTCctgttatgaaattcaaattccaTGGAATATCTATTGATCTTCTTTATGCTAGTGTTTCCCTCTTAATTGTTCCTCAA GATTTAGACATTTCTCATGGATCTGTGCTTTACAATGTTGATGAAGCAACCATTCGAAGTCTTAATGGCTGCAGGGTGGCAGATCAAATTCTTCGACTCGTACCTAATATTGAG AATTTCCGCACCATGCTTAGATGCTTGAAGTTTTGGGCTAAGAAGCGCGGGGTATACTCGAAC GTTACTGGATTTCTTGGGGGTGTCAATTGGGCTTTATTAGCTGCTCGTGTCTGCCAGCTTTATCCCAATGCCGTGCCAAGTATGCTAGTTTCCCGGTTCTTTAGAGTCTATACACAGTGGCGCTGGCCAAATCCTGTGATGTTATGTGCCATTGAGGAGGATGAACTTGGGTTCCCTGTGTGGGATCCACGCAAGAACCCTCGTGATCGAACTCATCATATGCCTATAATTACACCTGCATATCCATGCATGAACTCAAGCTATAATGTATCGACTAGTACCCTCCGTGTTATGATGGAACAATTCCAGATGGGCAATAAAATCTGTGAG GACATCGAGTTAAACAAGGCCAGCTGGAGTGCTCTGTTTGAACCTTACCTTTTCTTCGAAACATACAAAAATTATCTGCAGGTTGACATCGTTGCTGCAGATGCTGAGGATCTCCGATTATGGAAGGGATGGGTTGAATCTCGATTGAGGCAGTTGACTCTGAAG ATTGAGCGGGACACGTATGGGATGTTGCAGTGCCATCCATACCCCAATGAGTATGTAGACCCTTCCAGACAGTGTTCACATTGTGCCTTCTTCATGGGGTTGCAAAGGAAACAAGGGGTTAAAATACAAGAAGGCCAACAATTTGACATACGTGGAACAGTTGACGAGTTCAGGAATTCAGTGAATATGTACATGTTCTGGAAACCGGGAATGGAAATATATGTTTCTCATGTTCGGAGGAAGCAGATTCCTTCTTATGTCTTTCCAGATGGTTACAAGCGGCCTCGTCCTTCAAGGCTTGTAAGCCAGCACCAGGTGGAGAGACTTTTTGGTGAAAATGGATCTGAGGAATGTGAAGGTGGATCTGCAGAGGGACGGCTTAAGAGGAAAAAGGATGCTAATGTAAATGATGCTAAATTAGACAAACCGGAGAAACGGGCATCCCCAAACAGGCAGAAGTCTCCTATAGCTGAATCTGTAAGTGGTGGGTTGATGGAAGCACCTACTGGCAGTACGGTTGTGAAAACCGGAGTTTTTAGACAGAATCCTGATAATGCTTCTTTCAGCAGGCTTGAGAGAAAAAATGATGACCAAATGGAACTGGATCAGGAAGTGAACAAGGACTTTGTTAGTCCGAGCAGACAGGTGCAGACACTCTCACCTGATGGCAATCTTAATGGTATTGCCAGAGGTGTTTCAGAGGACAAGCAACCACTAATGACAGTGGATGCTGAGGTTAATTGTTTGAAGGAGGGTTTGGCTGTTGTCGATAGGACTGCAGAAGTGGGTGATGCAGAAATAGTTCATGCTGGGAATATCAGCAGTGATGTTCATAAAAGGCTGAGCGATGGGACTCAGCATGTGGAGATTGACAGGACTTCATCAATTGTCTGCAGCAGTTCAGGGAGCATGTGTGGGGAGGTGGGACAACAGCAGCTTGTTCCCGGTGATGATGGAGATGATTGCCCGGAATCATCACAGAGAGGAATTTCTCATTTGGAGAATGAGTGCTTTAAAggaaaggcaacagtgcaaaatgGCATGACAGATGAGCTAGAG GCAAATATCACAATTGGAGTGGTCCTCAAAGCTCATGGGGGTGTGACTTCAGATGCCGCTCAGAAACCTGCATTAAGGCAAGTGTTCATGATGCCCAAAGTTTACTGTTTGTAA
- the LOC105040517 gene encoding nuclear poly(A) polymerase 4 isoform X3: MGISDAMGSTLPQAPRQYGITKPISTAGPTEADIQRTKELEKFLIDSGLYESKEEAAKREEILREIDKIVKSWVKQLTRQRGYTDQMVEDANAVVFTFGSYRLGVHGPGADIDTVCVGPSYVNREEDFFIILHGILAEMDEVTELQPVPDAHVPVMKFKFHGISIDLLYASVSLLIVPQDLDISHGSVLYNVDEATIRSLNGCRVADQILRLVPNIENFRTMLRCLKFWAKKRGVYSNVTGFLGGVNWALLAARVCQLYPNAVPSMLVSRFFRVYTQWRWPNPVMLCAIEEDELGFPVWDPRKNPRDRTHHMPIITPAYPCMNSSYNVSTSTLRVMMEQFQMGNKICEDIELNKASWSALFEPYLFFETYKNYLQVDIVAADAEDLRLWKGWVESRLRQLTLKIERDTYGMLQCHPYPNEYVDPSRQCSHCAFFMGLQRKQGVKIQEGQQFDIRGTVDEFRNSVNMYMFWKPGMEIYVSHVRRKQIPSYVFPDGYKRPRPSRLVSQHQVERLFGENGSEECEGGSAEGRLKRKKDANVNDAKLDKPEKRASPNRQKSPIAESVSGGLMEAPTGSTVVKTGVFRQNPDNASFSRLERKNDDQMELDQEVNKDFVSPSRQVQTLSPDGNLNGIARGVSEDKQPLMTVDAEVNCLKEGLAVVDRTAEVGDAEIVHAGNISSDVHKRLSDGTQHVEIDRTSSIVCSSSGSMCGEVGQQQLVPGDDGDDCPESSQRGISHLENECFKGKATVQNGMTDELEANITIGVVLKAHGGVTSDAAQKPALSV; this comes from the exons ATGGGCATCTCGGATGCCATGGGCAGCACGCTGCCACAAGCTCCCAGGCAGTATGGCATAACAAAACCAATCTCAACTGCTGGGCCTACGGAGGCGGATATCCAGAGAACGAAGGAACTAGAAAAG TTCTTGATTGATTCTGGGCTGTATGAGAGCAAGGAGGAAGCTGCAAAGAGAGAGGAGATTTTAAGAGAGATAGATAAG ATAGTTAAAAGCTGGGTTAAGCAGTTAACTCGTCAGAGGGGGTacactgatcaaatggttgaggaTGCAAATGCTGTCGTTTTTACATTTGGATCATATCGCTTAGGG GTTCATGGACCTGGGGCTGACATTGACACTGTGTGTGTCGGGCCTTCATATGTTAACCGAGAG GAGGACTTCTTCATTATTTTGCATGGTATTTTGGCAGAAATGGATGAAGTGACTGAGCTTCAACCTGTGCCAGATGCTCATGTTCctgttatgaaattcaaattccaTGGAATATCTATTGATCTTCTTTATGCTAGTGTTTCCCTCTTAATTGTTCCTCAA GATTTAGACATTTCTCATGGATCTGTGCTTTACAATGTTGATGAAGCAACCATTCGAAGTCTTAATGGCTGCAGGGTGGCAGATCAAATTCTTCGACTCGTACCTAATATTGAG AATTTCCGCACCATGCTTAGATGCTTGAAGTTTTGGGCTAAGAAGCGCGGGGTATACTCGAAC GTTACTGGATTTCTTGGGGGTGTCAATTGGGCTTTATTAGCTGCTCGTGTCTGCCAGCTTTATCCCAATGCCGTGCCAAGTATGCTAGTTTCCCGGTTCTTTAGAGTCTATACACAGTGGCGCTGGCCAAATCCTGTGATGTTATGTGCCATTGAGGAGGATGAACTTGGGTTCCCTGTGTGGGATCCACGCAAGAACCCTCGTGATCGAACTCATCATATGCCTATAATTACACCTGCATATCCATGCATGAACTCAAGCTATAATGTATCGACTAGTACCCTCCGTGTTATGATGGAACAATTCCAGATGGGCAATAAAATCTGTGAG GACATCGAGTTAAACAAGGCCAGCTGGAGTGCTCTGTTTGAACCTTACCTTTTCTTCGAAACATACAAAAATTATCTGCAGGTTGACATCGTTGCTGCAGATGCTGAGGATCTCCGATTATGGAAGGGATGGGTTGAATCTCGATTGAGGCAGTTGACTCTGAAG ATTGAGCGGGACACGTATGGGATGTTGCAGTGCCATCCATACCCCAATGAGTATGTAGACCCTTCCAGACAGTGTTCACATTGTGCCTTCTTCATGGGGTTGCAAAGGAAACAAGGGGTTAAAATACAAGAAGGCCAACAATTTGACATACGTGGAACAGTTGACGAGTTCAGGAATTCAGTGAATATGTACATGTTCTGGAAACCGGGAATGGAAATATATGTTTCTCATGTTCGGAGGAAGCAGATTCCTTCTTATGTCTTTCCAGATGGTTACAAGCGGCCTCGTCCTTCAAGGCTTGTAAGCCAGCACCAGGTGGAGAGACTTTTTGGTGAAAATGGATCTGAGGAATGTGAAGGTGGATCTGCAGAGGGACGGCTTAAGAGGAAAAAGGATGCTAATGTAAATGATGCTAAATTAGACAAACCGGAGAAACGGGCATCCCCAAACAGGCAGAAGTCTCCTATAGCTGAATCTGTAAGTGGTGGGTTGATGGAAGCACCTACTGGCAGTACGGTTGTGAAAACCGGAGTTTTTAGACAGAATCCTGATAATGCTTCTTTCAGCAGGCTTGAGAGAAAAAATGATGACCAAATGGAACTGGATCAGGAAGTGAACAAGGACTTTGTTAGTCCGAGCAGACAGGTGCAGACACTCTCACCTGATGGCAATCTTAATGGTATTGCCAGAGGTGTTTCAGAGGACAAGCAACCACTAATGACAGTGGATGCTGAGGTTAATTGTTTGAAGGAGGGTTTGGCTGTTGTCGATAGGACTGCAGAAGTGGGTGATGCAGAAATAGTTCATGCTGGGAATATCAGCAGTGATGTTCATAAAAGGCTGAGCGATGGGACTCAGCATGTGGAGATTGACAGGACTTCATCAATTGTCTGCAGCAGTTCAGGGAGCATGTGTGGGGAGGTGGGACAACAGCAGCTTGTTCCCGGTGATGATGGAGATGATTGCCCGGAATCATCACAGAGAGGAATTTCTCATTTGGAGAATGAGTGCTTTAAAggaaaggcaacagtgcaaaatgGCATGACAGATGAGCTAGAG GCAAATATCACAATTGGAGTGGTCCTCAAAGCTCATGGGGGTGTGACTTCAGATGCCGCTCAGAAACCTGCATTAAG TGTGTAA
- the LOC105040517 gene encoding nuclear poly(A) polymerase 4 isoform X2 gives MGISDAMGSTLPQAPRQYGITKPISTAGPTEADIQRTKELEKFLIDSGLYESKEEAAKREEILREIDKIVKSWVKQLTRQRGYTDQMVEDANAVVFTFGSYRLGVHGPGADIDTVCVGPSYVNREEDFFIILHGILAEMDEVTELQPVPDAHVPVMKFKFHGISIDLLYASVSLLIVPQDLDISHGSVLYNVDEATIRSLNGCRVADQILRLVPNIENFRTMLRCLKFWAKKRGVYSNVTGFLGGVNWALLAARVCQLYPNAVPSMLVSRFFRVYTQWRWPNPVMLCAIEEDELGFPVWDPRKNPRDRTHHMPIITPAYPCMNSSYNVSTSTLRVMMEQFQMGNKICEDIELNKASWSALFEPYLFFETYKNYLQVDIVAADAEDLRLWKGWVESRLRQLTLKIERDTYGMLQCHPYPNEYVDPSRQCSHCAFFMGLQRKQGVKIQEGQQFDIRGTVDEFRNSVNMYMFWKPGMEIYVSHVRRKQIPSYVFPDGYKRPRPSRLVSQHQVERLFGENGSEECEGGSAEGRLKRKKDANVNDAKLDKPEKRASPNRQKSPIAESVSGGLMEAPTGSTVVKTGVFRQNPDNASFSRLERKNDDQMELDQEVNKDFVSPSRQVQTLSPDGNLNGIARGVSEDKQPLMTVDAEVNCLKEGLAVVDRTAEVGDAEIVHAGNISSDVHKRLSDGTQHVEIDRTSSIVCSSSGSMCGEVGQQQLVPGDDGDDCPESSQRGISHLENECFKGKATVQNGMTDELEANITIGVVLKAHGGVTSDAAQKPALRLSLTFTA, from the exons ATGGGCATCTCGGATGCCATGGGCAGCACGCTGCCACAAGCTCCCAGGCAGTATGGCATAACAAAACCAATCTCAACTGCTGGGCCTACGGAGGCGGATATCCAGAGAACGAAGGAACTAGAAAAG TTCTTGATTGATTCTGGGCTGTATGAGAGCAAGGAGGAAGCTGCAAAGAGAGAGGAGATTTTAAGAGAGATAGATAAG ATAGTTAAAAGCTGGGTTAAGCAGTTAACTCGTCAGAGGGGGTacactgatcaaatggttgaggaTGCAAATGCTGTCGTTTTTACATTTGGATCATATCGCTTAGGG GTTCATGGACCTGGGGCTGACATTGACACTGTGTGTGTCGGGCCTTCATATGTTAACCGAGAG GAGGACTTCTTCATTATTTTGCATGGTATTTTGGCAGAAATGGATGAAGTGACTGAGCTTCAACCTGTGCCAGATGCTCATGTTCctgttatgaaattcaaattccaTGGAATATCTATTGATCTTCTTTATGCTAGTGTTTCCCTCTTAATTGTTCCTCAA GATTTAGACATTTCTCATGGATCTGTGCTTTACAATGTTGATGAAGCAACCATTCGAAGTCTTAATGGCTGCAGGGTGGCAGATCAAATTCTTCGACTCGTACCTAATATTGAG AATTTCCGCACCATGCTTAGATGCTTGAAGTTTTGGGCTAAGAAGCGCGGGGTATACTCGAAC GTTACTGGATTTCTTGGGGGTGTCAATTGGGCTTTATTAGCTGCTCGTGTCTGCCAGCTTTATCCCAATGCCGTGCCAAGTATGCTAGTTTCCCGGTTCTTTAGAGTCTATACACAGTGGCGCTGGCCAAATCCTGTGATGTTATGTGCCATTGAGGAGGATGAACTTGGGTTCCCTGTGTGGGATCCACGCAAGAACCCTCGTGATCGAACTCATCATATGCCTATAATTACACCTGCATATCCATGCATGAACTCAAGCTATAATGTATCGACTAGTACCCTCCGTGTTATGATGGAACAATTCCAGATGGGCAATAAAATCTGTGAG GACATCGAGTTAAACAAGGCCAGCTGGAGTGCTCTGTTTGAACCTTACCTTTTCTTCGAAACATACAAAAATTATCTGCAGGTTGACATCGTTGCTGCAGATGCTGAGGATCTCCGATTATGGAAGGGATGGGTTGAATCTCGATTGAGGCAGTTGACTCTGAAG ATTGAGCGGGACACGTATGGGATGTTGCAGTGCCATCCATACCCCAATGAGTATGTAGACCCTTCCAGACAGTGTTCACATTGTGCCTTCTTCATGGGGTTGCAAAGGAAACAAGGGGTTAAAATACAAGAAGGCCAACAATTTGACATACGTGGAACAGTTGACGAGTTCAGGAATTCAGTGAATATGTACATGTTCTGGAAACCGGGAATGGAAATATATGTTTCTCATGTTCGGAGGAAGCAGATTCCTTCTTATGTCTTTCCAGATGGTTACAAGCGGCCTCGTCCTTCAAGGCTTGTAAGCCAGCACCAGGTGGAGAGACTTTTTGGTGAAAATGGATCTGAGGAATGTGAAGGTGGATCTGCAGAGGGACGGCTTAAGAGGAAAAAGGATGCTAATGTAAATGATGCTAAATTAGACAAACCGGAGAAACGGGCATCCCCAAACAGGCAGAAGTCTCCTATAGCTGAATCTGTAAGTGGTGGGTTGATGGAAGCACCTACTGGCAGTACGGTTGTGAAAACCGGAGTTTTTAGACAGAATCCTGATAATGCTTCTTTCAGCAGGCTTGAGAGAAAAAATGATGACCAAATGGAACTGGATCAGGAAGTGAACAAGGACTTTGTTAGTCCGAGCAGACAGGTGCAGACACTCTCACCTGATGGCAATCTTAATGGTATTGCCAGAGGTGTTTCAGAGGACAAGCAACCACTAATGACAGTGGATGCTGAGGTTAATTGTTTGAAGGAGGGTTTGGCTGTTGTCGATAGGACTGCAGAAGTGGGTGATGCAGAAATAGTTCATGCTGGGAATATCAGCAGTGATGTTCATAAAAGGCTGAGCGATGGGACTCAGCATGTGGAGATTGACAGGACTTCATCAATTGTCTGCAGCAGTTCAGGGAGCATGTGTGGGGAGGTGGGACAACAGCAGCTTGTTCCCGGTGATGATGGAGATGATTGCCCGGAATCATCACAGAGAGGAATTTCTCATTTGGAGAATGAGTGCTTTAAAggaaaggcaacagtgcaaaatgGCATGACAGATGAGCTAGAG GCAAATATCACAATTGGAGTGGTCCTCAAAGCTCATGGGGGTGTGACTTCAGATGCCGCTCAGAAACCTGCATTAAG GTTGAGTCTGACATTCACAGCATGA
- the LOC105040517 gene encoding nuclear poly(A) polymerase 4 isoform X1: MGISDAMGSTLPQAPRQYGITKPISTAGPTEADIQRTKELEKFLIDSGLYESKEEAAKREEILREIDKIVKSWVKQLTRQRGYTDQMVEDANAVVFTFGSYRLGVHGPGADIDTVCVGPSYVNREEDFFIILHGILAEMDEVTELQPVPDAHVPVMKFKFHGISIDLLYASVSLLIVPQDLDISHGSVLYNVDEATIRSLNGCRVADQILRLVPNIENFRTMLRCLKFWAKKRGVYSNVTGFLGGVNWALLAARVCQLYPNAVPSMLVSRFFRVYTQWRWPNPVMLCAIEEDELGFPVWDPRKNPRDRTHHMPIITPAYPCMNSSYNVSTSTLRVMMEQFQMGNKICEDIELNKASWSALFEPYLFFETYKNYLQVDIVAADAEDLRLWKGWVESRLRQLTLKIERDTYGMLQCHPYPNEYVDPSRQCSHCAFFMGLQRKQGVKIQEGQQFDIRGTVDEFRNSVNMYMFWKPGMEIYVSHVRRKQIPSYVFPDGYKRPRPSRLVSQHQVERLFGENGSEECEGGSAEGRLKRKKDANVNDAKLDKPEKRASPNRQKSPIAESVSGGLMEAPTGSTVVKTGVFRQNPDNASFSRLERKNDDQMELDQEVNKDFVSPSRQVQTLSPDGNLNGIARGVSEDKQPLMTVDAEVNCLKEGLAVVDRTAEVGDAEIVHAGNISSDVHKRLSDGTQHVEIDRTSSIVCSSSGSMCGEVGQQQLVPGDDGDDCPESSQRGISHLENECFKGKATVQNGMTDELEANITIGVVLKAHGGVTSDAAQKPALRQVFMMPKVYCL; encoded by the exons ATGGGCATCTCGGATGCCATGGGCAGCACGCTGCCACAAGCTCCCAGGCAGTATGGCATAACAAAACCAATCTCAACTGCTGGGCCTACGGAGGCGGATATCCAGAGAACGAAGGAACTAGAAAAG TTCTTGATTGATTCTGGGCTGTATGAGAGCAAGGAGGAAGCTGCAAAGAGAGAGGAGATTTTAAGAGAGATAGATAAG ATAGTTAAAAGCTGGGTTAAGCAGTTAACTCGTCAGAGGGGGTacactgatcaaatggttgaggaTGCAAATGCTGTCGTTTTTACATTTGGATCATATCGCTTAGGG GTTCATGGACCTGGGGCTGACATTGACACTGTGTGTGTCGGGCCTTCATATGTTAACCGAGAG GAGGACTTCTTCATTATTTTGCATGGTATTTTGGCAGAAATGGATGAAGTGACTGAGCTTCAACCTGTGCCAGATGCTCATGTTCctgttatgaaattcaaattccaTGGAATATCTATTGATCTTCTTTATGCTAGTGTTTCCCTCTTAATTGTTCCTCAA GATTTAGACATTTCTCATGGATCTGTGCTTTACAATGTTGATGAAGCAACCATTCGAAGTCTTAATGGCTGCAGGGTGGCAGATCAAATTCTTCGACTCGTACCTAATATTGAG AATTTCCGCACCATGCTTAGATGCTTGAAGTTTTGGGCTAAGAAGCGCGGGGTATACTCGAAC GTTACTGGATTTCTTGGGGGTGTCAATTGGGCTTTATTAGCTGCTCGTGTCTGCCAGCTTTATCCCAATGCCGTGCCAAGTATGCTAGTTTCCCGGTTCTTTAGAGTCTATACACAGTGGCGCTGGCCAAATCCTGTGATGTTATGTGCCATTGAGGAGGATGAACTTGGGTTCCCTGTGTGGGATCCACGCAAGAACCCTCGTGATCGAACTCATCATATGCCTATAATTACACCTGCATATCCATGCATGAACTCAAGCTATAATGTATCGACTAGTACCCTCCGTGTTATGATGGAACAATTCCAGATGGGCAATAAAATCTGTGAG GACATCGAGTTAAACAAGGCCAGCTGGAGTGCTCTGTTTGAACCTTACCTTTTCTTCGAAACATACAAAAATTATCTGCAGGTTGACATCGTTGCTGCAGATGCTGAGGATCTCCGATTATGGAAGGGATGGGTTGAATCTCGATTGAGGCAGTTGACTCTGAAG ATTGAGCGGGACACGTATGGGATGTTGCAGTGCCATCCATACCCCAATGAGTATGTAGACCCTTCCAGACAGTGTTCACATTGTGCCTTCTTCATGGGGTTGCAAAGGAAACAAGGGGTTAAAATACAAGAAGGCCAACAATTTGACATACGTGGAACAGTTGACGAGTTCAGGAATTCAGTGAATATGTACATGTTCTGGAAACCGGGAATGGAAATATATGTTTCTCATGTTCGGAGGAAGCAGATTCCTTCTTATGTCTTTCCAGATGGTTACAAGCGGCCTCGTCCTTCAAGGCTTGTAAGCCAGCACCAGGTGGAGAGACTTTTTGGTGAAAATGGATCTGAGGAATGTGAAGGTGGATCTGCAGAGGGACGGCTTAAGAGGAAAAAGGATGCTAATGTAAATGATGCTAAATTAGACAAACCGGAGAAACGGGCATCCCCAAACAGGCAGAAGTCTCCTATAGCTGAATCTGTAAGTGGTGGGTTGATGGAAGCACCTACTGGCAGTACGGTTGTGAAAACCGGAGTTTTTAGACAGAATCCTGATAATGCTTCTTTCAGCAGGCTTGAGAGAAAAAATGATGACCAAATGGAACTGGATCAGGAAGTGAACAAGGACTTTGTTAGTCCGAGCAGACAGGTGCAGACACTCTCACCTGATGGCAATCTTAATGGTATTGCCAGAGGTGTTTCAGAGGACAAGCAACCACTAATGACAGTGGATGCTGAGGTTAATTGTTTGAAGGAGGGTTTGGCTGTTGTCGATAGGACTGCAGAAGTGGGTGATGCAGAAATAGTTCATGCTGGGAATATCAGCAGTGATGTTCATAAAAGGCTGAGCGATGGGACTCAGCATGTGGAGATTGACAGGACTTCATCAATTGTCTGCAGCAGTTCAGGGAGCATGTGTGGGGAGGTGGGACAACAGCAGCTTGTTCCCGGTGATGATGGAGATGATTGCCCGGAATCATCACAGAGAGGAATTTCTCATTTGGAGAATGAGTGCTTTAAAggaaaggcaacagtgcaaaatgGCATGACAGATGAGCTAGAG GCAAATATCACAATTGGAGTGGTCCTCAAAGCTCATGGGGGTGTGACTTCAGATGCCGCTCAGAAACCTGCATTAAGGCAAGTGTTCATGATGCCCAAAGTTTACTGTTTGTAA